From a region of the Ascochyta rabiei chromosome 22, complete sequence genome:
- a CDS encoding lysine requiring protein produces the protein MPSKSRGLRTSTGCLVCRKRRVKCDETRPRCKNCTRVERVCEYPQKSAPPQRPRALSARTVDEAPNTANDASFSPPEVVPLSLPTCSEGLSSAGLDATQSWIPFNIDPPQVAGDVPPDDSFLLDDSLFSFGDTLTPSFGPIEWYDLLAQDAIDTMQDQNPSNRWNFDYSSLSRRQSPRQSVAPDAGPDESDGPAIISQDLLSQPWNTDTKIELKEDEMVFFEHYINVVAPILDLFDPLSHFASMVPHLALRNVGLLKSILAVGARHLTLSQSHADPSETILHVPPGTPASVHSLSPNTAKFAEQYYFETLQYLSQNLLYQTYTGSHEILVTAIMISTYEMFGTAETPDHSAWDRHLRGAFWIQRNSDTSGESNDSLRRAVWFSWLRQDIWAAFRTGRPALTIHQPTKSMSELTTEELTTRIIYITAKCVQFAATPKERNITEYIEAGATLMRMLDAWKRCLPHSFEPISIAGSYSTPRSNTDAISITPIWIHPPANAAAIQMYHFSRIVMVLNQPSTGGLNVYQTRFKMLRESTTMICGIAVAQQSQNLPSAFVSFQAVYAAALCADTQEKQGEILEVLDKVLHISKFPSKSILDDLVKIWTGGT, from the exons ATGCCTTCCAAATCACGTGGATTAAGGACATCGACAGGCTG CCTGGTATGCCGTAAGCGCAGGGTCAAATGCGACGAGACGCGTCCTCGTTGCAAGAACTGTACAAGAGTAGAGAGGGTCTGTGAATACCCGCAGAAGTCAGCACCCCCTCAACGGCCTCGAGCCTTGAGCGCTCGTACAGTCGACGAGGCACCAAACACCGCGAATGATGCCTCTTTCTCACCACCCGAGGTGGTGCCTCTTAGCCTCCCCACGTGTTCGGAAGGTCTGAGCTCTGCTGGCTTGGATGCCACGCAGTCGTGGATACCGTTCAATATCGACCCACCGCAGGTTGCAGGTGACGTCCCGCCGGACGACAGCTTTCTCTTAGACGACAGTCTCTTCTCATTCGGCGATACTCTCACTCCATCCTTCGGCCC GATCGAGTGGTACGATCTCTTAGCTCAAGATGCAATAGACACCATGCAGGATCAAAACCCCAGTAATCGCTGGAACTTTGACTACTCAAGCCTTTCACGAAGACAATCACCCCGGCAATCCGTCGCCCCGGACGCTGGTCCTGACGAGAGTGATGGGCCAGCGATTATATCGCAGGATCTACTGTCGCAGCCTTGGAACACGGATACAAAGATTGAGTTGAAAGAAGACGAAATGGTTTTCTTTGAGCACTACATCAACGTCGTCGCGCCTATACTGGATCTATTCGATCCGTTGAGTCATTTCGCGAGCATGGTTCCACATCTTGCCTTGCGTAATGTTGGTTTGTTGAAGTCCATCCTGGCCGTTGGTGCCCGGCATCTCACTTTAAGTCAAAGCCATGCTGACCCCAGTGAAACTATTTTGCACGTTCCTCCAGGCACTCCAGCGTCTGTGCACAGTCTTTCTCCAAACACTGCGAAGTTTGCAGAGCAGTACTACTTTGAGACCCTACAATACCTCTCGCAGAACTTGCTTTACCAGACATACACTGGCTCGCACGAGATCCTCGTAACGGCTATTATGATCTCGACATACGAGATGTTTGGCACCGCAGAAACCCCTGATCATTCAGCATGGGATCGCCACCTGAG GGGCGCTTTCTGGATACAGCGTAATTCCGACACCAGTGGCGAATCCAACGACAGCCTTAGACGCGCTGTCTGGTTCTCGTGGTTACGGCAAGACATATGGGCGGCCTTTCGCACAGGTCGCCCGGCTCTAACTATACACCAGCCAACAAAGTCCATGTCTGAATTGACGACAGAAGAATTGACCACTCGTATCATCTATATCACAGCAAAATGT GTCCAATTTGCTGCAACACCGAAAGAGCGAAACATCACTGAATACATCGAAGCCGGAGCAACGCTCATGCGGATGTTGGACGCATGGAAGCGATGTCTGCCTCACTCATTCGAACCAATATCTATCGCTGGCTCATACTCCACCCCAAGATCGAACACAGATGCAATATCGATCACACCGATCTGGATTCATCCGCCTGCAAATGCAGCGGCAATACAGATGTACCATTTCTCCCGAATCGTTATGGTGCTCAATCAGCCTTCGACTGGAGGCTTGAACGTGTACCAGACACGCTTCAAGATGCTGCGCGAGAGCACTACTATGATCTGCGGGATCGCTGTTGCGCAGCAATCGCAAAATCTGCCGAGCGCGTTCGTAAGCTTCCAGGCTGTCTACGCTG CGGCGTTGTGTGCGGATACCCAAGAAAAGCAAGGAGAGATTCTTGAAGTTTTAGACAAGGTACTGCACATAAGCAAGTTTCCGTCAAAATCGATTCTAGACGATCTTGTGAAGATCTGGACTGGTGGCACTTGA
- a CDS encoding Formaldehyde transketolase, with product MAPTLEYYDEVSHDLPVKPVATKVNGVPAVAAVQLEDSGKHDLVLSYFRAYIADLCQQFNGGHPGSAMGMAAIGVALYKYVMKFSPKNGSYFNRDRFVLSNGHACLWQYLFMHLVGVEEMTTDQLKSYHSEKYDSICPGHPEIENDGVEVTTGPLGQGVANAVGLAMATKHLAATYNREGHEVVNNMTWCMIGDACLQEGVGLEAVSLASHWKLNNLCIIYDNNNITCDGTADVANSGEDMNAKMRATGFNVIDILDGHSNVSSIVHALLSARSSDKPTFINIRTVIGIGSQKAGTPATHGAALGLDDIANIKKSFGMNPEEHYVLPKEVYSFFEDVAPRGKQLENDWSSTLSSYEQKFPELAAEFKLRVAGKMPEDWTKFIPKKEDFPKEPTATRKSAGLVGNPLGENMSNFLVGTADLTPSCNVAYKKKVDFQSPELRTACGLDGNYTGRYIHYGIREHAMCAISNGLVAFNRGTFLPITSSFFMFYLYAAPAVRMGALQGLQQIHIATHDSIGTGEDGPTHQPIALAALYRAMPNVLYMRPCDSEEVAGAFEVAIKATETPSIISLSRQVLPQWEQSSRQGFAKGAYVFVEEENFDVTLISTGSEMVFAMQTRDILKSKYNITARVVSFPVPRLFEQQSREYKQSVLKPKSGKPAVVIEAYAANGWERYADAAFSMRRFGKSLPSKAAYKYFGFEPEVMAPKIEELIKEVQRDGIEVLRGDFRDLNGALGIGFEH from the exons ATGGCTCCGACTCTTGAGTACTACGATGAGGTTTCGCACGATCTACCAGTAAAGCCCGTCGCGACAAAAGTCAACGGTGTACCTGCTGTCGCTGCAGTGCAACTCGAGGACTCCGGGAAACATGATCTGGTCCTCAGCTACTTCCGCGCATACATCGCAGACCTTTGCCAACAGTTCAATGGCGGACATCCCGG GTCCGCTATGGGAATGGCTGCCATTGGTGTAGCACTGTACAAGTATGTTATGAAGTTTTCACCCAAGAATGGCAGCTACTTCAACCGAGATCGATTCGTTTTGTCCAACG GTCATGCTTGCTTGTGGCAATACCTGTTCATGCATCTTGTTGGCGTCGAAGAAATGACCACCGACCAGCTGAAGTCGTACCACTCAGAGAAGTACGACTCAATTTGCCCAGGACACCCTGAAATCGAAAACGATGGCGTCGAAGTCACAACCGGCCCGCTCGGCCAAGGAGTTGCGAACGCGGTTGGTCTTGCAATGGCCACAAAGCACCTGGCTGCAACATACAACCGGGAAGGTCACGAGGTTGTGAACAACATGACTTGGTGCATGATTGGCGATGCTTGCCTCCAGGAGGGTGTCGGTCTCGAAGCTGTCTCCCTTGCCAGTCACTGGAAGCTCAACAACCTCTGCATCATCTAcgataacaacaacatcacaTGCGACGGAACAGCAGATGTCGCAAACTCAGGAGAAGACATGAACGCTAAGATGAGAGCAACCGGATTCAATGTCATCGACATCCTTGACGGCCACTCGAATGTCAGCTCGATTGTCCACGCACTGCTTTCCGCTCGCAGCAGCGATAAGCCTACCTTCATCAACATCCGCACAGTCATCGGCATTGGCTCTCAGAAAGCTGGCACACCAGCGACACATGGAGCCGCGCTTGGCTTGGACGATATCGCGAATATCAAGAAGAGCTTTGGCATGAACCCTGAGGAGCACTATGTCCTGCCCAAGGAGGTTTACAGCTTCTTCGAAGACGTAGCACCACGCGGAAAACAGCTCGAGAACGACTGGTCAAGCACACTGAGCTCCTATGAGCAGAAGTTTCCAGAGCTCGCAGCTGAGTTCAAGCTGCGCGTTGCAGGAAAGATGCCTGAGGACTGGACCAAATTCATCCCCAAGAAAGAAGACTTCCCCAAGGAGCCTACCGCCACAAGGAAGTCGGCAGGTCTTGTTGGCAACCCCCTTGGCGAGAATATGAGCAACTTCCTCGTCGGTACCGCTGACCTTACCCCTTCATGTAATGTTGCGTACAAGAAGAAGGTCGACTTCCAGTCACCCGAGCTCCGTACTGCATGTGGCCTAGATGGCAACTACACCGGACGCTACATCCACTACGGCATCCGCGAGCACGCAATGTGCGCTATCTCTAACGGTCTCGTCGCATTCAACAGAGGAACCTTCCTGCCCATCACTAGCTCCTTCTTCATGTTCTACTTGTACGCCGCGCCGGCTGTTCGTATGGGTGCCCTCCAAGGACTGCAGCAGATTCACATCGCGACACACGACTCGATCGGTACTGGAGAGGACGGTCCTACACATCAGCCGATCGCTCTGGCGGCGCTGTACCGTGCCATGCCTAACGTCCTTTACATGCGACCTTGCGACTCTGAGGAAGTCGCCGGTGCTTTTGAAGTTGCGATCAAGGCAACAGAGACTCCCAGCATCATCTCCCTCTCCCGCCAGGTGCTGCCTCAGTGGGAGCAGTCGTCACGACAGGGCTTCGCAAAGGGTGCTTACGTCTTCGTCGAGGAAGAGAACTTCGACGTTACGCTCATCAGTACCGGTTCTGAGATGGTTTTCGCCATGCAGACTCGCGACATTCTGAAGTCGAAGTACAACATCACCGCACGAGTTGTTTCTTTCCCCGTACCCCGTCTGTTCGAGCAGCAGTCCCGCGAGTACAAGCAGTCGGTGCTTAAACCGAAGTCTGGCAAGCCCGCAGTAGTCATCGAGGCATACGCTGCGAATGGATGGGAGCGTTACGCCGACGCAGCCTTTTCCATGCGCAGGTTCGGAAAGAGTCTGCCGAGCAAGGCGGCATACAAGTACTTTGGTTTCGAACCTGAGGTTATGGCGCCGAAGATCGAAGAGCTTATCAAGGAAGTGCAGCGTGATGGCATTGAAGTCCTGAGGGGTGACTTCAGGGATCTTAACGGAGCTTTGGGTATCGGTTTCGAGCACTAG